Proteins from one Acidobacteriota bacterium genomic window:
- a CDS encoding acyl carrier protein codes for MDDIAKRSIEIIAKAKNIPTDTIHLDTTFEELNIDSLDKINISFEVEEAFNIEIPDEALGSLKTVGDVVNGVKQLIEAKAAGTLPAATS; via the coding sequence ATGGACGACATTGCAAAGCGCTCGATCGAAATCATCGCCAAGGCCAAGAACATCCCCACCGATACCATCCACCTCGACACCACCTTTGAAGAGCTGAACATCGACTCGCTCGACAAGATCAACATCTCGTTTGAGGTCGAAGAAGCGTTCAATATCGAAATTCCCGACGAAGCGCTGGGTTCGCTGAAGACTGTCGGCGACGTGGTCAACGGCGTGAAGCAGCTGATCGAAGCCAAGGCCGCGGGCACGCTGCCGGCCGCAACGTCGTAA
- a CDS encoding SRPBCC family protein, with product METRVTGKLKVAAAGDRGVVMTREFHAPRTLVYKAFTTPDLVKRWLAGPEGWTMTVCDIDLQTGGSYRYEWKKDETGEELGMGGVYKEIVPNERIVATEKFDMSWYPGGAVVTTALSEKGGITTLETTVTYDTKEAREAVLRSPMDTGVEASYARLEKLLTTDLA from the coding sequence ATGGAGACGAGAGTCACAGGAAAATTGAAGGTAGCAGCCGCTGGAGATCGCGGCGTCGTGATGACGCGAGAGTTCCACGCTCCACGCACGCTGGTTTACAAGGCGTTCACCACGCCCGATCTGGTCAAGCGCTGGCTCGCCGGCCCTGAAGGTTGGACGATGACGGTCTGCGACATCGACCTGCAAACTGGCGGCTCCTATCGCTATGAGTGGAAGAAAGACGAGACTGGCGAAGAGTTGGGCATGGGCGGCGTCTACAAGGAGATCGTCCCCAACGAGCGCATTGTGGCAACGGAGAAGTTCGACATGTCGTGGTATCCAGGCGGCGCAGTCGTAACAACGGCGCTCAGCGAAAAGGGCGGTATCACCACGCTTGAGACGACGGTGACCTACGACACCAAAGAAGCGCGCGAGGCCGTTCTGCGCTCACCGATGGATACGGGAGTCGAGGCGAGCTATGCGCGCCTGGAGAAGCTGCTGACGACGGATTTGGCGTGA
- a CDS encoding FAD-dependent monooxygenase: MASRTINLPGNSQSSGPDLLVAGAGPAGLACAIAAASQGLRVEVVDGRTPPIDKACGEGLMPDTLAALTQLGIDSRQLQQMGFPLRGISFIKYGTAIEGYFPEGLGLGIRRTALHQLLLERALALGVTFHWSTTVTAIAGDAVRTSRGTMQARWIAGADGPQSRVRSMAGLNRGSSSRRRLALRQHFAIAPWTDLVEVHWAKRAQAYVTPVSEASVCCVFIGSQRFGSSEQALALFSALKDRLGPASASGTPMGAVTLSRKLRRVTSGNIALAGDASGSVDAITGEGLALCFRQALALADALKAGDLALYENAHAHLLRLPRFMSRAMLLMDRHPLALARTFKSFERRPNLFPHLLKIHTGYEPFRLLGSGGLVASLLCMLTP, translated from the coding sequence GTGGCTTCGAGAACGATCAACCTCCCGGGCAATAGCCAATCGAGCGGCCCCGATCTGCTTGTAGCAGGTGCGGGGCCGGCAGGTCTGGCCTGCGCCATCGCGGCAGCCTCTCAAGGGCTTCGCGTCGAGGTGGTCGACGGCCGCACACCCCCTATCGACAAGGCATGCGGCGAGGGCCTCATGCCCGACACCCTCGCGGCCCTGACTCAACTTGGCATCGATAGCCGTCAGTTGCAGCAGATGGGGTTTCCCCTGCGCGGAATCAGCTTTATCAAGTACGGCACAGCGATCGAGGGCTACTTTCCGGAAGGCCTCGGCCTCGGTATTCGCCGCACCGCCCTTCATCAGCTACTGCTTGAACGCGCTCTGGCTCTAGGAGTCACTTTTCATTGGAGCACGACGGTTACCGCCATCGCAGGAGATGCGGTCCGCACGAGCCGGGGAACGATGCAGGCCCGCTGGATTGCAGGCGCCGACGGCCCACAGTCCCGCGTTCGATCGATGGCTGGGTTGAATCGCGGCTCCAGCAGCCGCCGTCGCCTCGCCCTGCGGCAACACTTCGCCATCGCTCCCTGGACCGATCTTGTCGAAGTTCACTGGGCCAAACGCGCACAGGCCTATGTCACGCCGGTCTCCGAAGCCAGCGTCTGCTGTGTCTTCATCGGCTCGCAGCGCTTCGGCAGCAGTGAGCAGGCGCTTGCGCTCTTCTCCGCGCTCAAAGATCGCCTCGGTCCCGCCTCAGCCAGCGGGACGCCAATGGGCGCCGTCACCTTGAGCCGGAAGCTGCGCCGCGTCACATCGGGAAACATCGCGCTTGCAGGAGACGCCTCAGGCTCCGTCGACGCCATCACCGGCGAAGGGCTCGCGCTCTGCTTCCGTCAGGCCCTGGCTCTCGCCGATGCGCTCAAGGCCGGCGACCTCGCTCTCTACGAAAATGCACATGCACACCTGCTACGTCTGCCACGATTCATGTCTCGCGCCATGCTCCTGATGGATCGCCATCCCCTGGCGCTTGCGCGAACCTTCAAGAGCTTCGAGCGCCGCCCCAATCTCTTCCCCCATCTTCTTAAAATCCATACAGGCTACGAACCGTTCCGGCTGCTCGGCTCCGGCGGCCTCGTCGCCTCGCTCCTCTGCATGCTCACACCCTGA
- a CDS encoding type III polyketide synthase — protein sequence MRIASVGTAYPSHRYPQSVIAEALRGRWEHKMEEPRLLTRLFANCGVDFRHTVFPLESYPSLDTFEKTNNAWIKAAVDLGQQAICRALDHAGISPEDIGAIFFASVTGISSPTVDARLINRLPFSVNVKRTPIFGLGCVAGAAGISRASDYVRAFPDQYALLLSVELCSLTWQDDDQSIANLISCGLFGDGAAAVVIAGADTPVAKRGSGPRVLATRSTFYRNTERVMGWDIVNTGFRIVLSPDVPKVVEENLLGNVEGFLADNSLTRDDISTYIFHSGGPKVLEAMQKSLGLPADALAPSWKSLREVGNLSAASVLTVLEDYLKVHPGKPGTYSILAAMGPAFCSELVLLQW from the coding sequence ATGCGCATCGCTTCAGTCGGAACTGCCTACCCGTCCCACCGCTATCCACAGTCCGTTATCGCCGAAGCGCTTCGCGGCCGCTGGGAGCACAAGATGGAAGAGCCTCGCCTGTTGACACGGCTCTTTGCGAACTGTGGGGTCGACTTTCGTCATACCGTCTTTCCACTGGAGAGCTACCCCTCACTCGACACCTTTGAGAAGACCAACAATGCCTGGATCAAGGCCGCAGTCGACCTGGGCCAGCAGGCGATCTGCCGCGCGCTCGACCACGCGGGGATCTCGCCCGAGGACATCGGCGCTATCTTCTTCGCCTCGGTCACGGGAATCTCCAGCCCTACCGTGGACGCCCGGCTGATCAACCGGCTTCCCTTCTCCGTCAACGTGAAGCGGACGCCGATCTTCGGGCTGGGTTGCGTGGCTGGGGCGGCGGGAATCTCCCGCGCCTCGGACTACGTGCGCGCCTTCCCGGACCAGTATGCGCTGTTGCTCTCGGTCGAGCTGTGCTCGCTAACGTGGCAGGACGACGACCAGTCCATCGCCAACCTCATCTCGTGCGGCCTGTTTGGCGACGGGGCGGCCGCTGTCGTCATCGCAGGGGCCGATACACCTGTAGCCAAGCGCGGCAGCGGTCCCCGCGTGCTCGCTACGCGCTCCACCTTCTATCGCAACACGGAGCGCGTGATGGGTTGGGACATCGTCAACACCGGCTTCCGGATCGTGCTCTCGCCCGACGTCCCGAAGGTGGTTGAAGAGAACCTGCTCGGCAACGTCGAGGGCTTTCTCGCGGACAATAGCCTGACGCGCGACGACATCTCCACCTACATCTTCCACTCCGGCGGCCCCAAGGTGCTGGAGGCGATGCAGAAGTCGCTTGGGTTGCCTGCGGATGCGCTCGCTCCCTCGTGGAAGAGCCTGCGCGAGGTCGGCAACCTCTCGGCCGCCTCTGTCCTTACAGTGCTGGAGGACTATCTCAAGGTGCATCCGGGCAAGCCGGGGACGTACTCGATCCTGGCGGCGATGGGGCCGGCATTTTGCTCGGAGCTAGTGCTCCTTCAGTGGTAG
- a CDS encoding EpsI family protein: MRSTRFWTTVVLMVLTLGLLVHRGDADNVPPSDPLSMMPTNIEGMTSHDIPMDDDVLAVLGKGDFLNRLYTYPNPQLVASQPGAGPGAAYPIGVFIGYFATQRSGQSIHSPQHCLPGAGWTFESRDYTAIEDINGKRFNVGEYIINNGESRQFVIYWYQAHGRSIANEYRAKAYMLADAIRENRTDGALVRVITPIASGESVDSARQRTVRFTTHMTPYLSQFIPN, translated from the coding sequence ATGAGGTCGACGCGCTTCTGGACAACGGTGGTTCTGATGGTGCTGACGCTTGGGCTGCTGGTGCATCGCGGCGACGCGGACAATGTGCCGCCGAGCGACCCGCTGAGCATGATGCCAACAAACATCGAGGGCATGACCTCGCACGACATTCCTATGGACGACGATGTCCTGGCGGTGCTGGGCAAGGGCGATTTTCTCAACCGGCTGTATACGTATCCGAACCCGCAGCTTGTGGCCTCGCAGCCTGGCGCGGGCCCGGGAGCGGCGTATCCCATTGGGGTTTTTATCGGCTACTTCGCCACGCAGCGCAGCGGACAGTCCATCCATTCGCCGCAGCACTGCCTGCCCGGAGCAGGCTGGACGTTTGAGTCTCGGGACTACACCGCCATCGAGGACATCAACGGCAAGCGCTTCAACGTTGGGGAATACATTATCAACAACGGAGAGTCGCGGCAGTTTGTCATCTACTGGTACCAGGCGCATGGGCGGAGCATCGCGAATGAATACCGCGCCAAGGCCTACATGCTGGCGGATGCGATCCGCGAGAACCGCACCGACGGCGCGCTGGTCCGCGTCATCACCCCGATTGCAAGCGGAGAGTCGGTCGACTCCGCCCGCCAGCGGACAGTTCGCTTTACAACCCACATGACACCTTATCTGTCGCAGTTCATTCCGAACTGA
- a CDS encoding beta-ketoacyl-[acyl-carrier-protein] synthase family protein, giving the protein MNRVVITGLGCVTPIGSTVPEFRDSLFAGRTGISPIRDVPDTPDGDPGVRYKQAAQIFDFDPAEHLDSGIISATNRNTHFGIVAARQAAAQAELLKHHAPGDIAIIMGCACGGRSSEEHEVKGLYTRNARAHPLTIVRTMSSAGASNISIDLRITGPTLDISTACASSTHAIGLAFHMVRSGMSTAAICGGHEAPLSWGFYRAWDSMRVVSPTQCRPYAADRDGMTLGEGAAMLVIETLESAQARNATIFGEIVGFGMSADANHITQPQAEGAAAAMRKALADANVSPEDVGYINAHGTGTQANDATEAAAIHQVFGMRASQIPLSSTKSLHGHAIGASGALEALATVLGLQERRLPHTAGVTNPDTSLNIDIIVNGPRATGPTVALSNSLAFGGLNAVIALRTWQ; this is encoded by the coding sequence GTGAATCGCGTCGTCATCACAGGCCTCGGCTGCGTTACTCCTATCGGCTCGACTGTGCCGGAGTTCCGCGATTCGCTCTTCGCCGGCAGGACGGGAATCTCTCCCATCAGAGACGTTCCCGATACTCCTGACGGAGATCCCGGCGTCCGCTACAAGCAGGCAGCGCAGATCTTCGACTTCGACCCCGCCGAGCACCTCGACTCGGGCATTATCTCCGCCACCAATCGCAACACGCACTTTGGCATCGTCGCCGCGCGGCAGGCCGCGGCGCAGGCGGAGCTTCTGAAGCACCATGCCCCCGGCGACATCGCCATCATCATGGGCTGCGCCTGCGGGGGCCGCTCGTCTGAAGAGCACGAGGTCAAGGGACTTTATACGCGCAATGCGCGCGCGCATCCGCTGACCATCGTGCGCACGATGTCGTCTGCGGGTGCGAGCAACATCTCGATCGACCTGCGCATTACCGGGCCGACGCTCGATATCTCGACTGCGTGCGCGTCGTCGACGCACGCCATCGGACTCGCCTTTCACATGGTGCGCTCGGGCATGTCGACGGCTGCGATCTGCGGCGGTCATGAAGCTCCGCTGAGCTGGGGTTTCTATCGCGCGTGGGACTCGATGCGCGTCGTCTCGCCCACGCAGTGCCGCCCTTATGCAGCCGACCGCGACGGCATGACGCTGGGCGAGGGTGCAGCCATGCTGGTGATTGAGACGCTTGAGTCCGCGCAGGCGCGCAACGCCACGATCTTCGGCGAGATCGTCGGCTTCGGCATGTCCGCCGACGCCAACCACATCACACAGCCGCAGGCAGAGGGCGCGGCCGCCGCCATGCGCAAGGCGCTCGCGGACGCGAACGTGTCGCCGGAAGATGTTGGCTACATCAACGCCCATGGCACCGGGACGCAGGCCAACGATGCCACGGAAGCCGCAGCCATCCACCAGGTCTTCGGTATGCGCGCATCGCAGATTCCGCTCAGCTCCACCAAGTCGCTGCACGGCCACGCGATCGGGGCCAGCGGCGCGCTGGAGGCGCTCGCCACGGTGCTGGGACTGCAAGAAAGACGGCTGCCGCATACTGCGGGCGTCACCAATCCGGACACGTCGCTCAACATCGACATCATCGTCAATGGGCCGCGTGCTACAGGGCCCACGGTTGCGCTGTCGAACTCGCTCGCCTTCGGCGGATTGAATGCCGTGATCGCGCTGCGTACCTGGCAATAA
- a CDS encoding polysaccharide biosynthesis C-terminal domain-containing protein gives MNSKTIARNTAWYGLENLIGFGTSLITSIAIARTLGPAKMGYIIYVSWLASIVSRLGSVGIPETTRKYMAEFIGGGNYSSARFIYFRTFFIQTALAAVATLGATIWVLHDSPAEYRVASLLLVFGILPAMSNFVSAQANVAAENLSANLPASLASTATYFILTLAAVVLNWGVNGIAFAMFAMRLVDFLVRIFPTMRRIHGWDSGHDHPPADLRARMTSFAIQSVMGMLLALVVWDRSELFLLKHLSTDIRQVSFYSVAFGLAERLLLFPTIFAAATGASILAQYGRDSSRLPGMVASSARYLALISIPVHVIAVPLAAPVLLVLYGKQYVGALVVATVAPLLCLPKAFLGPIQSLFESVDQQKYFIVATIIASFVDIGVAWLLIPAHGALGACIGSGAAQITAVGLMWAAGIRKYKIRLPWAFLFKLTAISTAASLAAYGLAAHLNALEGLIAGSIASIIVFFTLAYIFKMLEPEDCSRFKVISNALPRRLASPINSMIDLFARRMEPSSTTV, from the coding sequence GTGAACAGTAAAACCATCGCCCGCAACACGGCCTGGTATGGCCTTGAGAACCTGATCGGCTTTGGCACATCGCTGATCACGTCGATCGCTATCGCCCGCACGCTGGGGCCGGCGAAGATGGGGTACATCATCTACGTCAGCTGGCTGGCGAGCATCGTCAGCAGACTGGGCTCGGTCGGCATCCCGGAGACGACGCGCAAGTATATGGCGGAGTTTATCGGCGGCGGCAACTACTCTTCCGCCCGCTTTATCTACTTCCGCACCTTCTTCATTCAGACGGCGCTCGCCGCTGTGGCCACGCTGGGCGCAACCATATGGGTGCTGCACGATTCTCCGGCGGAGTACCGCGTGGCTTCGCTGCTGCTGGTCTTCGGCATCCTGCCGGCGATGTCGAACTTCGTCTCGGCGCAGGCCAACGTCGCGGCGGAGAACCTCTCAGCAAATCTGCCCGCGTCGCTGGCATCGACGGCAACCTACTTCATCCTGACTCTTGCAGCGGTCGTGCTGAACTGGGGAGTGAACGGCATCGCCTTTGCGATGTTTGCGATGCGCCTGGTGGATTTTCTGGTGCGCATCTTCCCCACGATGCGCCGCATCCACGGCTGGGACAGCGGACACGACCATCCTCCGGCCGATCTGCGCGCGCGCATGACGAGCTTCGCTATACAGAGCGTGATGGGGATGTTGCTCGCGCTTGTGGTCTGGGACCGCTCGGAGTTGTTCCTGCTGAAACACCTCTCGACCGATATCCGGCAGGTGTCCTTCTACTCGGTCGCGTTCGGCCTGGCAGAGCGGCTGCTGCTCTTCCCGACGATCTTTGCGGCGGCGACCGGGGCCAGCATTCTTGCGCAGTACGGGCGCGACAGCTCGAGGCTGCCGGGGATGGTTGCTTCTTCGGCGCGTTACCTCGCCCTCATCTCCATTCCGGTGCACGTCATCGCCGTGCCGCTGGCGGCGCCGGTACTGCTGGTGCTCTACGGCAAGCAGTATGTCGGCGCGCTGGTGGTAGCGACGGTGGCGCCGCTGCTCTGCCTGCCGAAGGCTTTCCTGGGCCCGATACAAAGTCTTTTTGAGAGCGTCGACCAGCAGAAGTACTTCATCGTCGCCACCATTATCGCTTCGTTCGTCGATATTGGCGTTGCGTGGCTGCTCATCCCGGCACACGGAGCACTGGGCGCCTGCATCGGCAGCGGAGCAGCGCAGATCACGGCCGTGGGACTGATGTGGGCCGCGGGAATCAGGAAGTACAAGATTCGGCTCCCGTGGGCCTTCCTGTTCAAGCTCACAGCAATCAGCACTGCCGCCTCGCTTGCGGCTTATGGCCTTGCCGCACACCTGAATGCGCTTGAGGGTCTGATTGCAGGCAGCATCGCGTCGATCATTGTGTTCTTTACGCTCGCCTACATCTTCAAGATGCTGGAGCCGGAGGATTGCAGCCGGTTCAAGGTGATATCGAACGCGCTTCCCCGCCGCCTGGCTTCGCCGATCAACTCGATGATCGACCTGTTTGCCCGGCGCATGGAGCCGAGTTCCACAACTGTCTAG
- the xrt gene encoding exosortase, with translation MTGTETIQLPPETSGGPTDSVAAMLRRVPARAWVPVAIIAGLLVALYLRVAIKLVVDWYNIADYSHGFLVPFFSLFLLWDKRKEIAATPVKQSWAGVPLVAFGLIVLIFGIYGVDLFTSRISFVILLAGLIWTFFGGAMLRVLRFPALVLLLGIPFPAIVFNQITFPLQLLASRFASMILPLLGVPVLQEGNVIQLPVMKLEVAEACSGIRSLMSLFTLAVFYGYFLEKTTSRRVILALASIPIAVAANVARIVGTGLCVQYWDPNKALGFFHEFSGWVMFLVSLSCLYLVHRAMQLVVPAKTPAKKEAA, from the coding sequence ATGACCGGTACCGAAACCATACAGCTTCCGCCGGAGACCTCTGGCGGGCCCACCGATTCGGTCGCAGCGATGCTGCGCCGTGTCCCTGCCAGGGCATGGGTTCCGGTTGCCATAATTGCGGGCCTGCTGGTCGCGCTCTATCTGCGGGTTGCGATCAAGCTGGTCGTCGACTGGTACAACATCGCCGACTACTCGCACGGGTTCCTTGTTCCCTTCTTCTCGCTGTTTCTGTTGTGGGACAAGCGGAAAGAGATCGCGGCGACGCCGGTCAAGCAATCGTGGGCGGGAGTTCCGCTTGTCGCCTTTGGACTCATCGTTCTGATCTTCGGCATCTACGGCGTCGATCTGTTTACATCGCGGATCTCGTTCGTCATCCTGCTGGCGGGACTGATCTGGACGTTCTTCGGCGGCGCGATGCTCAGGGTGTTGCGGTTTCCTGCGCTCGTTCTGCTGCTGGGCATTCCCTTCCCGGCGATTGTCTTCAACCAGATCACATTCCCGTTGCAGCTTCTGGCCTCGCGGTTTGCCAGCATGATTCTTCCCCTGCTCGGCGTGCCAGTCCTGCAAGAGGGCAATGTGATTCAACTGCCGGTGATGAAGCTGGAGGTGGCTGAGGCGTGCAGCGGCATCCGCTCGCTGATGAGCCTGTTCACGCTGGCGGTCTTCTACGGCTATTTTCTGGAGAAGACAACCAGCCGCCGCGTGATTCTTGCGCTGGCCAGCATCCCGATTGCGGTGGCCGCCAACGTTGCCCGCATCGTGGGCACGGGGCTTTGCGTACAGTACTGGGACCCCAACAAGGCACTGGGCTTCTTCCATGAATTTTCTGGCTGGGTGATGTTCCTCGTCTCATTGTCATGCCTCTATCTGGTGCATCGCGCGATGCAGCTTGTTGTTCCGGCCAAGACGCCTGCGAAGAAGGAGGCTGCATGA
- a CDS encoding tetratricopeptide repeat protein yields MKMFPLRTAFRVTATTLAVSLALVSVSGCSRDPNKQKQKYLESGKRYVAEDKLKEAAIQFSNALKVDRNFADAHYELAKVYLKQGSAMPGYAELMRTVDLAPSNVKARLDLGNLLLAGNALDRSTAQAEAILALDNNNADAYALLSAIAARKGDRAEALTQIQKALSIDPNRSNFHTSLAVLQAGDPATAPQAEGEVKKAIALDGKNVNSRIVMASILQSKGDVNGALEQMQAAVAADPKNLLARSGLADLYLRQNNAAKAEEVLRKTADDMPEDTAGAEMLSAYYLRTNQLDRGVAAYAELAAAHPKSTPIKVGYSRLLLAKKDLPKAREVVKQLVDTDAMLPDVAVLNGSLMMNDGKTNDAFEMFQKAAKANPDNAQLKIWLGRAARAKGDIPAAQQAFRDATRLNPRSPEAQEGLAQISIDRRDSTTLAQVGEATIAADPKSANGYIWRGMAEASQKSYDKAEADFKQAIKIAPENGNGYLELAQLRLIQKNNTEARSLLEQTLARNPNSAPALGLLASTYLADKQPAKAIGRVQEQIAKSPQNAAMYTLLSDIQGRNGDNAGALASAEKAMEINSSDSNAVVAYTHALVASGDTSKAMAKWQQWTGSHPNDSGAFTILGSLQEAQGDQSAAMASYKKALQIQPEQAVAANNLAYLMIETGQNMDVALSLAQTARRNLPNSSSTADTLAWAYYHKGNYSSARDLLEDALKVEPNNASIHYHLGLTYSKLSDNANAALHLKKAAALAPNTQTAKDAEKALGQLG; encoded by the coding sequence ATGAAGATGTTCCCCCTTCGCACAGCGTTTCGAGTTACCGCCACGACGCTTGCTGTCTCGCTTGCACTTGTCTCTGTCTCCGGCTGCTCTCGCGACCCCAATAAGCAGAAGCAGAAGTACCTGGAGAGCGGCAAGCGTTATGTTGCCGAAGACAAGCTGAAGGAGGCTGCGATCCAGTTCTCGAACGCGCTGAAGGTCGACCGCAACTTCGCGGATGCGCACTATGAGCTGGCGAAGGTGTACCTGAAGCAGGGCTCGGCCATGCCCGGTTACGCCGAGCTGATGCGGACGGTCGACCTTGCTCCGAGCAATGTCAAGGCGCGGCTCGACCTGGGCAACCTTCTGCTTGCGGGCAACGCACTGGACCGCTCGACGGCGCAGGCTGAGGCCATTCTCGCGCTGGACAATAACAATGCCGATGCGTACGCGCTTCTCTCGGCCATTGCAGCGCGCAAGGGCGACCGCGCCGAGGCGCTGACGCAGATTCAGAAGGCGCTCTCGATCGACCCGAACCGCTCGAACTTCCATACGTCGCTCGCCGTGTTGCAGGCCGGCGACCCGGCAACGGCGCCGCAGGCCGAGGGCGAGGTGAAGAAGGCCATTGCGCTCGACGGCAAGAACGTCAACTCGCGCATTGTGATGGCGTCGATTCTACAGAGCAAGGGCGACGTGAACGGAGCGCTGGAGCAGATGCAGGCGGCAGTCGCCGCCGATCCGAAGAACCTGCTGGCGCGTTCGGGCCTGGCCGACCTGTACCTGCGCCAGAACAACGCAGCCAAAGCCGAAGAGGTGCTGCGCAAGACGGCCGACGATATGCCTGAGGACACGGCGGGAGCGGAGATGCTGTCGGCGTACTACCTGCGCACGAACCAGCTTGATCGCGGCGTCGCCGCCTATGCCGAGCTTGCAGCGGCGCACCCGAAGAGCACGCCGATCAAGGTTGGCTACTCGCGGCTGCTGCTGGCCAAGAAGGACCTGCCGAAGGCGCGCGAGGTGGTGAAGCAGTTAGTCGATACGGATGCGATGCTGCCCGACGTTGCGGTGCTCAACGGCAGCCTGATGATGAACGACGGCAAGACGAACGATGCCTTCGAGATGTTTCAGAAGGCGGCGAAGGCGAATCCTGACAACGCGCAACTGAAGATATGGCTGGGCCGCGCGGCCCGCGCCAAGGGAGACATTCCGGCAGCGCAGCAGGCGTTCCGCGACGCGACCCGGCTGAACCCGCGCAGCCCCGAGGCGCAGGAGGGTCTGGCGCAGATCTCGATCGACCGCCGCGACAGCACGACGCTGGCGCAGGTGGGAGAGGCGACGATCGCCGCAGACCCGAAGTCGGCCAATGGCTATATCTGGCGCGGCATGGCCGAGGCGAGCCAGAAGTCGTATGACAAGGCAGAGGCGGACTTCAAGCAGGCGATCAAGATCGCTCCCGAGAACGGGAACGGCTATCTGGAACTGGCGCAGTTGCGCCTGATCCAGAAGAACAATACAGAGGCGCGCTCGCTGCTGGAGCAGACGCTGGCGCGCAATCCGAACTCCGCGCCGGCGCTTGGCCTGCTGGCCTCTACGTATCTGGCGGACAAGCAGCCCGCCAAGGCGATCGGCCGCGTGCAGGAGCAGATCGCGAAGTCGCCGCAGAACGCGGCGATGTACACGCTGCTCTCCGACATCCAGGGCCGCAACGGCGACAACGCCGGGGCGCTGGCCTCCGCGGAGAAGGCGATGGAGATTAATTCCAGCGACTCGAATGCGGTCGTCGCCTACACCCATGCTCTGGTGGCGAGCGGCGACACGAGCAAGGCGATGGCGAAGTGGCAGCAGTGGACCGGCTCGCACCCGAACGATTCTGGCGCGTTTACGATCCTTGGCAGCCTTCAGGAGGCGCAGGGAGACCAGAGCGCTGCGATGGCCTCATACAAGAAGGCGCTACAGATTCAGCCGGAGCAGGCCGTGGCCGCAAACAATCTCGCTTACCTGATGATTGAGACCGGCCAGAACATGGATGTGGCGCTTTCGCTGGCGCAGACGGCGCGGCGTAATCTGCCGAACTCGTCGAGCACGGCGGACACGCTGGCCTGGGCTTACTACCACAAGGGCAACTACTCGTCGGCCCGCGACCTGCTTGAGGATGCGCTCAAGGTCGAACCGAACAATGCTTCGATTCACTACCACCTTGGCCTGACGTACTCCAAGCTGTCGGACAACGCCAATGCCGCTCTTCACCTGAAGAAGGCGGCGGCACTGGCTCCCAACACGCAGACGGCGAAGGACGCCGAAAAGGCGCTGGGCCAGCTTGGGTAG